The genomic interval ATACGGTTTCCCATAGCACCGAATGGATGTTGATGGGTACTTCCACAGCACTTGTACTGTTGATGACCGGTTTAGCCTGGAACAGGTATGCGAAATACAAAGAAGAAAAAGAAACAGCCCTGGGTAAAACCCTCGGTAATAAATGGTATGTGGATGAACTCTATGACAAGGTGATTGTCCATCCGATCACCAGCCTGGGGAATTGGCTGGAAGAAGGCATGGAAAGAACCGGGATCGATGCTATTGTCAATAATGTTGGCCGGGGTGTTCAATACCTCAGCCGTCAGATACGATTGGTGCAAAGCGGGCAGGTGGGGAGTTATGTTTTGTTGATGGTCGTAAGTATCCTCCTGTTTTTTGTGTACCAGTTTTTTATTAAAAAATAAGCGCTAACAACGTATGATCGCTTTCCTCCTCATATTGGTTCCACTGATTGCAGGAACCCTTGCTTTCTTCCTTCGGAACGGGCAAGGTGCACGTGGATTGGCTATGCTTTCTTCACTGGGTACGCTGGGTGTGGCATTGGCTGCAGTATTGACCAAGGATACGGGCAGCCTCGCCTTTTCTGCCGAATGGCTCCCCATGTTAGGCGCCAAATTTTCCTTACAGGCTGATGGTATCTCCCGCTTGCTGACCTTATTGACCGCCGCCGCTTATCCACTGATCCTGGCTTCTACCTGGACACACGAATACAAGAATCCCAATCGTTTCTTTGGTCTGCTACTGTTGACACAGGCCGGGTTGATGGGCGTGTTTCTGGCTACAGATGCCTTATTGTTTTATTTCTTTTGGGAGCTCGCGCTGGTACCGGTCTATTTTCTTTGCTCTACCTGGGGTGGAGAAAGAAGGATCCCGGTCACCTTCAAATTCTTTATTTATACGTTTGCCGGTTCGCTTTTAATGTTGGTCGGCATCATCTATGTATATAGCAAAACACCGGATTCATCTTTTGCACAGACCTCCTTTTACGAAGCCGTATTGAACGGTGGAACCCAAAGCTGGTTGTTCTGGCTTTTCTTTGGCGCCTTTGCCATCAAGATGCCGGTTTTCCCATTTCATACCTGGCAACCCGATACCTATGAGCAGGCTCCAACAGCCGTCACCATGGTATTGAGTGGTTTGATGGTAAAAATGGGATTGTTTGCCGTTATCCGCTGGTTATTGCCTTTGTTACCCATTGGGGTCAACAACTGGGCTGTTTCCGCATCGTTTTTATCGGTGATCGGTATCATCTATGCATCACTGATCGCCATGCGACAGGATGATCTGAAACGATTGATCGCTTATTCTTCGATCGCGCATATTGGATTGATGTCACTCGCTCTTTTTGCCGGCAACGAAACAGGTATACAGGGCGTGGTCATTCAAATGTTCAATCACGGGATCAATATCATTGGCCTCTGGATCGTGGTCGAATGGATCGAACAACAATTTG from Chitinophagales bacterium carries:
- a CDS encoding NADH-quinone oxidoreductase subunit M, coding for MIAFLLILVPLIAGTLAFFLRNGQGARGLAMLSSLGTLGVALAAVLTKDTGSLAFSAEWLPMLGAKFSLQADGISRLLTLLTAAAYPLILASTWTHEYKNPNRFFGLLLLTQAGLMGVFLATDALLFYFFWELALVPVYFLCSTWGGERRIPVTFKFFIYTFAGSLLMLVGIIYVYSKTPDSSFAQTSFYEAVLNGGTQSWLFWLFFGAFAIKMPVFPFHTWQPDTYEQAPTAVTMVLSGLMVKMGLFAVIRWLLPLLPIGVNNWAVSASFLSVIGIIYASLIAMRQDDLKRLIAYSSIAHIGLMSLALFAGNETGIQGVVIQMFNHGINIIGLWIVVEWIEQQFGTRRMSELGGIAQQAPALAILFVIVALANIALPLTNGFVGEFLMFNGVFTSTAYDGNYTVLGRWHINASHLSLVFTVMAGIGIILSAVYTLRAIQKVLYGNVGERTGMVKDIRWNEKIALVVIVVVILVLGVYPQPMIEEAKQAVFDLLKETDISSMIKK